Proteins encoded within one genomic window of Nonomuraea gerenzanensis:
- a CDS encoding alpha/beta fold hydrolase: MTLSDGGPHLDDAAATTESLTLSLPDGAIHVRLDGPRDAPALLLIHGSAASVRSWDRLVPLLTAAHRVIRIDLLGHGRSAKPGDRSYAIPDQARRVGEALDLLGVPRVVAVGHSSGGVVATALAERRPDLVTALALVNTGPSLDAHLAPPDAAALSPQQWPPTDEQLRRFAGTGFSRAGFEVPPELLREVRLMTFHTLAATMAGTTGYLRERALPERLAPLGKPLLVIFGADDRRWRSSSAAGYGLVPGAAIELLPGIGHSPILEDPPATASLLLDFTAASVT; the protein is encoded by the coding sequence ATGACCCTTTCTGACGGCGGACCGCACCTGGACGATGCGGCCGCGACCACCGAGAGCCTGACCCTGTCCCTGCCCGACGGCGCGATCCACGTCCGCCTCGACGGCCCGCGCGACGCTCCCGCCCTCCTGCTCATCCACGGGTCCGCGGCCTCGGTCCGCTCGTGGGACCGGCTCGTGCCGCTACTGACGGCAGCCCATCGCGTCATCCGGATCGACCTGCTCGGCCACGGCCGCTCGGCCAAGCCGGGCGACCGCAGCTACGCGATCCCGGACCAGGCACGCCGGGTGGGCGAGGCGCTGGACCTGCTCGGCGTGCCGCGCGTCGTCGCCGTCGGGCACTCCAGCGGCGGGGTGGTCGCCACCGCCCTGGCCGAGCGGCGGCCCGACCTCGTGACCGCGCTCGCGCTGGTCAACACCGGCCCCAGCCTGGACGCCCACCTCGCGCCGCCGGACGCCGCCGCGCTCAGCCCCCAGCAGTGGCCGCCGACCGACGAGCAGCTGCGCCGGTTCGCCGGCACCGGGTTCAGCCGGGCCGGGTTCGAGGTGCCGCCGGAGCTGCTGCGGGAGGTGCGGCTGATGACCTTCCACACGCTCGCCGCGACGATGGCGGGCACCACCGGCTACCTGCGGGAGCGGGCCCTGCCCGAGCGGCTGGCGCCCCTCGGCAAGCCGCTGCTGGTGATCTTCGGTGCGGATGATCGCCGCTGGCGCTCCTCCTCCGCCGCCGGCTACGGCCTCGTTCCGGGAGCGGCGATCGAGCTGCTGCCCGGCATCGGGCACTCGCCCATCCTGGAGGACCCGCCGGCGACCGCCTCGCTGCTCCTGGACTTCACCGCCGCGTCGGTGACCTGA
- a CDS encoding helix-turn-helix domain-containing protein: protein MSPTSGPGELGAFLKARRAQLDPRELGLPEQESRRKVAGLRREEVAQLAAISVDYYTRLEQGRVRASASVLATLARALRLDEDQQRYLYQLAGKTDARPRRRRPVQRVRPAMRRLLDQLTATPAIVLGRRLDVLEWNAGAAALYTDFSRLPADRRNYLYLLFTDPVMRGMHLEWEHDARDAVAALRMESGADPDDPELARLVGELSVRDADFRTWWAEHRVNNAAYGTKRYRHPLVGDLTLDCDTWSSPDGSGQRLMVLTAEPGTPSHDALRILASWGTGQPSDSLTR, encoded by the coding sequence ATGAGCCCCACATCTGGCCCCGGCGAACTCGGCGCCTTCCTCAAGGCCCGCCGGGCCCAACTGGACCCGCGCGAGCTCGGCCTGCCCGAGCAGGAGTCCCGGCGCAAGGTCGCGGGGCTGCGCCGGGAGGAGGTCGCCCAGCTCGCCGCCATCAGCGTCGACTACTACACGCGGCTGGAGCAGGGCCGCGTCAGGGCGTCCGCCTCGGTGCTCGCCACGCTGGCCCGCGCGCTGCGGCTGGACGAGGACCAGCAGCGCTACCTGTACCAGCTCGCCGGCAAGACCGACGCCCGGCCCCGCAGGCGCCGGCCCGTGCAACGCGTCCGCCCCGCCATGCGGCGCCTGCTCGACCAGCTCACCGCGACCCCCGCCATCGTCCTGGGCAGGCGGCTGGACGTCCTGGAGTGGAACGCCGGCGCCGCCGCCCTCTACACCGACTTCTCCCGGCTGCCCGCCGACCGGCGCAACTACCTGTACCTGCTGTTCACCGACCCGGTCATGCGCGGCATGCACCTGGAGTGGGAGCACGACGCCCGCGACGCCGTCGCCGCCCTGCGCATGGAGTCAGGGGCCGATCCCGACGATCCCGAGCTGGCCCGGCTCGTCGGTGAGCTGTCGGTGCGGGACGCCGACTTCCGTACCTGGTGGGCGGAGCATCGCGTGAACAACGCCGCCTACGGGACGAAGCGCTACCGCCACCCGCTGGTCGGCGACCTCACCCTCGACTGTGACACGTGGAGCAGCCCCGACGGCTCGGGCCAGCGGCTGATGGTCCTCACCGCCGAGCCCGGCACGCCCTCGCACGACGCGTTGCGCATCCTCGCCTCGTGGGGCACCGGGCAGCCCAGCGACAGCCTCACGCGCTGA
- a CDS encoding alpha/beta hydrolase, translated as MSKIDVTFPSAGIPLAGHLHLPDAPAAGPRPAIVVGHPGTGVKEQAAGLYARHLAERGFVALAYDAAYQGESGGEPRNLEDPAQRVEDLKAAVSFLTTRGEADPGRIGMLGICASGGYALSAVAGDRRVKAVATVSAADVARQFRLGADGTQDPAVYLGMLDAAAHARTVAAGGEEAPVLDLFPETVEQARALGGEHGAEGFEYYRTERGRHPRSPGLLTWDSVDRLASFDAFAPVPLIGQRPLLMVVGTRAVTSWMSVEAFQRATGPKELHWIEGASHVDLYDRKQYVDPAVERIAAFFGEHLGRTA; from the coding sequence ATGTCGAAGATCGACGTCACCTTCCCCAGCGCCGGCATCCCCCTCGCCGGGCACCTCCACCTCCCCGACGCCCCGGCGGCGGGGCCGCGCCCGGCGATCGTCGTGGGGCATCCCGGCACCGGGGTCAAGGAGCAGGCCGCCGGCCTGTACGCCCGCCACCTGGCCGAGCGGGGGTTCGTCGCGCTCGCCTACGACGCGGCCTACCAGGGCGAGAGCGGCGGCGAGCCGCGCAACCTGGAGGACCCGGCGCAGCGCGTCGAGGACCTCAAGGCCGCCGTGAGCTTCCTGACCACCCGCGGCGAGGCCGATCCCGGCCGCATCGGCATGCTCGGCATCTGCGCCTCGGGCGGGTACGCCCTGTCCGCCGTCGCCGGTGACCGGCGCGTCAAGGCGGTCGCCACCGTCAGCGCCGCCGACGTGGCCCGCCAGTTCCGGCTGGGGGCCGACGGCACGCAGGACCCGGCGGTGTACCTCGGCATGCTGGACGCCGCGGCGCACGCCCGTACCGTCGCGGCCGGGGGCGAGGAGGCGCCGGTGCTGGACCTCTTCCCCGAGACGGTCGAGCAGGCCCGCGCGCTCGGCGGCGAGCACGGCGCCGAGGGCTTCGAGTACTACCGCACCGAGCGCGGCCGGCACCCCCGCTCGCCCGGTCTGCTGACCTGGGACAGCGTGGACAGGCTGGCCTCCTTCGACGCGTTCGCGCCCGTGCCGCTGATCGGGCAGCGGCCGCTGCTCATGGTCGTCGGGACCCGGGCGGTGACGTCGTGGATGAGCGTCGAGGCCTTCCAGCGGGCGACCGGGCCGAAGGAGCTGCACTGGATCGAGGGTGCCAGCCATGTGGACCTGTACGACAGGAAGCAGTACGTGGATCCGGCCGTCGAGCGGATCGCCGCGTTCTTCGGCGAGCACCTGGGCAGGACGGCCTGA
- a CDS encoding CoA-binding protein gives MGNRFADQDVIRRLLTEAHTWAFVGLSDHPGRTAYDQAGLLKSRGRRIIPVHPAAGAVLGEPGYASLAEVPGKVDVVAVYRRSEHAGEAIDEAIAIGAGAVWLPLGVIDEAAGERALAAGLDVVMDRCPGVEWALRRTA, from the coding sequence ATGGGAAACCGTTTCGCGGACCAGGACGTCATCCGGCGGCTCCTGACCGAGGCGCACACGTGGGCCTTCGTCGGCTTGTCCGACCACCCGGGCCGGACGGCCTACGACCAGGCGGGCCTGCTCAAGTCGCGCGGCCGGCGGATCATTCCCGTCCACCCGGCCGCCGGGGCCGTGCTCGGTGAGCCGGGTTACGCGTCGCTGGCCGAGGTGCCGGGCAAGGTGGACGTGGTGGCCGTGTACCGGCGTTCCGAGCATGCCGGTGAGGCTATCGACGAGGCCATCGCGATCGGGGCCGGGGCGGTCTGGCTGCCCCTGGGTGTGATCGACGAGGCGGCCGGTGAGCGCGCGCTGGCGGCCGGGCTGGACGTCGTGATGGACCGCTGCCCGGGCGTCGAGTGGGCCCTGCGCCGCACCGCCTGA
- a CDS encoding FHA domain-containing protein has translation MPPVIVGREGPLSGQRFPIDDRPMTFGRRSDSRIVIASGRASRAHAEVRYEAGRYVLHDLGSRNGTLVNGVRVTTHELRPGDVIAIGDEVFRFEASDDVETIMDPGLMREIGRRAARAVDPAEVLRVTVSGGGPVGLGFALLLDHLMGERVAITVYDGRWMPDGDRVVWKGKEQGNVRRQQVVTVQSRQYLNLPEKVQARLFAPGAFTEMWPAGPDSIRGRSPRNLRISYIEDTLLAMAGERPGRIRLVPERFDPGEHGEAAARDHVLAICEGGRSRTREHFAAKFGKADTSIYSLDGHHLRDVVLGLRVKSDLPDPMTVLLTVAQNRFLLNALRGEGFLNMRLTDAEAEEVIGIDPVRHVFEQCVAASPCLMDRTEHGEFRCSTHSTLFLPALVKGSALWGRVMEGLRFFGVREENLSAVTAFRLDMVQRPRFTAQLHPPTSATPGTYGFLLGDAANAIHFWPGRGLNSGLASAISLARTLSQSWRARPFRDADFIRHEAAMSMLQYRHKSRAWKAMVTTDGQGVTRAIKDQIAAGIAEAAQDSDPRKDLDGRRDSGTRGDSGAHRDSGAHGDSGARWDSGARQDAELDALMGRLRQIRDRLAPRIPGMPDDATLRGHLRGLKAETLRTLLISGAWDTLIMGGEEVDIDIFYRQDPPDVLVSTAPASPAAGEGQQLTKVIRRTQT, from the coding sequence ATGCCGCCGGTGATCGTGGGGCGTGAGGGCCCGCTGTCCGGACAGAGGTTTCCGATCGACGACCGGCCGATGACGTTCGGCCGCAGGAGCGACAGCCGCATCGTGATCGCCAGCGGCCGCGCCTCGCGCGCGCACGCCGAGGTGCGGTACGAGGCCGGCCGGTACGTGCTGCACGACCTGGGCAGCCGCAACGGCACCCTGGTCAACGGCGTCCGGGTGACCACGCACGAGCTGCGGCCCGGCGACGTGATCGCGATCGGCGACGAGGTGTTCCGCTTCGAGGCGTCCGACGACGTCGAGACCATCATGGACCCGGGGCTGATGCGGGAGATCGGCCGGCGGGCGGCGCGCGCGGTGGACCCCGCCGAGGTCCTGCGCGTCACGGTCAGCGGCGGTGGCCCCGTCGGGCTCGGCTTCGCCCTGCTCCTCGACCACCTCATGGGCGAGCGGGTGGCGATCACCGTGTACGACGGCCGCTGGATGCCCGACGGCGACCGGGTCGTCTGGAAGGGCAAGGAGCAGGGCAACGTCCGGCGGCAGCAGGTGGTCACGGTGCAGAGCCGGCAGTACCTGAACCTGCCGGAGAAGGTGCAGGCGCGGCTGTTCGCCCCGGGCGCGTTCACCGAGATGTGGCCCGCCGGCCCCGACTCCATCCGCGGCCGCAGCCCGCGCAACCTGCGCATCTCCTACATCGAGGACACGCTGCTGGCGATGGCCGGCGAGCGGCCGGGCCGGATCAGGCTGGTCCCCGAGCGGTTCGACCCCGGCGAGCACGGCGAGGCCGCGGCGCGCGACCACGTGCTGGCGATCTGCGAGGGCGGCCGGTCGCGCACCCGCGAGCACTTCGCCGCCAAGTTCGGCAAGGCCGACACCTCCATCTACTCCCTCGACGGCCACCACCTGCGGGACGTCGTCCTGGGCCTGCGGGTCAAGTCCGACCTGCCCGACCCCATGACGGTCCTGCTCACCGTGGCGCAGAACCGTTTCCTGCTGAACGCCCTGCGCGGCGAGGGCTTCCTCAACATGCGGCTCACCGACGCCGAGGCCGAGGAGGTCATCGGCATCGACCCGGTGCGGCACGTGTTCGAGCAGTGCGTGGCCGCCAGCCCGTGCCTGATGGACCGGACCGAGCACGGCGAGTTCCGCTGCTCCACCCACAGCACGCTGTTCCTGCCCGCTCTGGTCAAGGGGTCGGCGCTGTGGGGGCGGGTGATGGAGGGGCTGCGGTTCTTCGGGGTACGGGAGGAGAACCTGAGCGCGGTCACCGCGTTCCGGCTCGACATGGTGCAGCGGCCCCGCTTCACCGCCCAGCTCCACCCGCCCACCTCCGCCACGCCCGGCACGTACGGCTTCCTGCTCGGCGACGCCGCCAACGCCATCCACTTCTGGCCCGGCCGCGGCCTGAACAGCGGGCTGGCCTCGGCCATCTCACTGGCCAGGACGCTCAGCCAGAGCTGGCGGGCCCGGCCGTTCAGGGACGCGGACTTCATCCGGCACGAGGCGGCCATGTCGATGCTGCAGTACCGGCACAAGAGCCGCGCCTGGAAGGCGATGGTGACCACGGACGGGCAGGGGGTCACGCGGGCGATCAAGGACCAGATCGCGGCGGGCATCGCGGAGGCCGCGCAGGACTCCGACCCGCGCAAGGACCTCGACGGGCGCAGGGATTCCGGCACGCGCGGAGATTCGGGCGCGCACAGGGATTCCGGCGCGCACGGGGATTCCGGCGCCCGCTGGGATTCCGGCGCGCGTCAGGACGCCGAGCTGGACGCGCTCATGGGCCGGTTGCGGCAGATCCGCGACCGGCTGGCTCCGCGCATCCCCGGAATGCCGGACGACGCCACGCTCCGGGGGCATCTGCGCGGGCTGAAGGCGGAGACGTTACGGACGTTGCTGATCAGCGGGGCCTGGGACACGCTGATCATGGGGGGTGAGGAGGTCGACATCGACATCTTCTACCGGCAGGACCCGCCGGACGTGCTGGTGTCCACGGCACCGGCGAGCCCGGCGGCGGGGGAGGGGCAGCAGCTAACCAAGGTCATCCGCCGCACCCAGACCTGA
- a CDS encoding saccharopine dehydrogenase NADP-binding domain-containing protein produces MTAKSSAGTHTVLVLGGYGAVGREAAAAAGRVPRHPGDRRGAQPERARAVSGATAKRVDAADPDELGSALEGVTTVLMCAEIDNARVARACLERGIHYVDVSASRHVLAAIEELDDLATARGAIAALSVGLVPGVTNLLAAALSVSLVAGARGGHRDLLVGVLLGSGEQHGAAAIAWTLDGLGALGLASARTGLCLDSRLMTGLLAAAGRPRVAAVLRRPRVRDLLVKLLGKVHLGGDGFAVTVARGPARAAFSGHSQSRATGRVAALLIRDLPALPPGVRHLEQLVDPAAFLPELAAGGFELHLPS; encoded by the coding sequence GTGACTGCGAAAAGTTCTGCCGGCACGCACACGGTGCTCGTCCTGGGCGGTTACGGCGCGGTCGGCAGGGAGGCCGCCGCCGCGGCTGGCCGCGTACCCCGGCATCCGGGTGATCGTCGCGGGGCGCAACCCGAGCGGGCCCGCGCCGTCTCCGGTGCCACCGCGAAGCGGGTGGACGCCGCCGATCCCGACGAGCTGGGCAGCGCGCTGGAGGGCGTCACCACCGTCCTCATGTGCGCCGAGATCGACAACGCCCGCGTCGCCCGCGCCTGCCTGGAACGCGGCATCCACTACGTGGACGTGTCGGCCTCGCGGCACGTGCTCGCGGCGATCGAGGAGCTCGACGACCTGGCCACGGCCCGCGGCGCCATCGCCGCCCTGAGCGTCGGACTGGTGCCCGGCGTCACCAACCTGCTGGCCGCCGCCCTGAGCGTGAGCCTGGTGGCCGGCGCCCGTGGCGGGCACCGGGACCTGCTCGTCGGCGTCCTGCTCGGCTCGGGGGAGCAGCACGGCGCGGCGGCGATCGCCTGGACGCTGGACGGGCTCGGCGCGCTCGGCCTGGCCTCCGCCCGCACCGGCCTCTGCCTGGACTCCCGCCTCATGACCGGCCTGCTCGCGGCGGCAGGACGGCCGCGCGTCGCCGCCGTGCTGCGCCGCCCCCGGGTGCGCGACCTCCTGGTCAAGCTGCTGGGCAAGGTGCACCTCGGCGGCGACGGCTTCGCGGTGACCGTCGCCCGCGGCCCGGCGCGGGCCGCCTTCAGCGGGCACTCGCAGAGCCGCGCCACCGGGCGTGTCGCGGCGCTCCTCATCCGTGACCTGCCCGCGCTGCCGCCCGGCGTACGGCATCTCGAACAGCTCGTGGACCCGGCGGCCTTCCTGCCGGAGCTCGCCGCGGGAGGGTTCGAGCTGCACCTGCCCAGCTGA
- a CDS encoding TetR/AcrR family transcriptional regulator: MSATRSPRRSEDGRAARARSTKARIIAAATELFTTHGYAATSVTAIAAEAAVGEQTVYYAFGHKRAILSAALDVAVAGDDEPVPTLDRPWARAAIADPDPLAQLRRQVSGAAEILLRAARLLDVVRSAAITDPDLAGVWDTNVRQRLTVQRVFADALAGKTALRAGLTPETAADIALATLSPETYNLLVHGRGWSAEQWRDWALDALTGMLTTLPRPMPPSG; the protein is encoded by the coding sequence GTGAGCGCGACACGATCACCACGGCGGAGCGAGGACGGGCGAGCGGCGCGGGCCAGGTCCACCAAGGCGCGCATCATCGCGGCCGCCACGGAGCTGTTCACCACGCACGGCTACGCGGCCACCAGCGTCACCGCCATCGCCGCCGAGGCCGCCGTGGGCGAGCAGACCGTCTACTACGCCTTCGGCCACAAGCGGGCCATCCTGAGCGCGGCCCTCGACGTGGCCGTGGCCGGCGACGACGAGCCCGTGCCCACCCTCGATCGCCCCTGGGCACGCGCCGCGATCGCCGACCCCGACCCGCTGGCGCAGCTGCGCCGCCAGGTGTCAGGCGCCGCCGAGATCCTCCTGCGCGCGGCACGGCTGCTGGACGTGGTGCGCAGCGCCGCCATCACCGACCCCGACCTCGCGGGGGTCTGGGACACCAACGTCCGGCAGCGTCTGACCGTGCAGCGGGTCTTCGCCGACGCCCTGGCCGGCAAGACGGCCCTGCGTGCCGGGCTCACGCCGGAGACCGCGGCCGACATCGCCCTGGCCACCCTCTCCCCCGAGACCTACAACCTGCTGGTCCACGGCCGTGGCTGGAGCGCCGAGCAGTGGCGCGACTGGGCGCTCGACGCCCTCACCGGCATGCTGACGACCCTGCCCCGGCCGATGCCGCCCTCCGGGTGA
- the pta gene encoding phosphate acetyltransferase, with the protein MTRAVYIAAGEAESNKGTVALGLVELLSRQVETVGVFRPVVRAGREDALINTIRSRFQLALPYEACAGVTYDEVHADGERAAGEVVARFRALAGRCDAVVVVGTDYTDVGAPMEFGFNARLAADLGTPVLNVVSGRGRTAAQIGAAVELSARELAHHHARELAVVVTRAAGPVAPAHPTPVFVLPETPSLRAPTVADLLDACEGRLYLGERDGLGREASALMVGAMSLPGILERLTEGAAVIIPSDRAAALLPGLIAAHKAPGFAALSAVVLTGGTDLPVPVERLLRGMAIPLPVLATEHDTFETATRLSAVEGRFTPEAGGKIDTAVRLFAEHVDGRLLLERLDIAKTEVVTPLMFEYELLDRARARRRHIVLPEGEEPRILRAADILLRRGVAELTLLGDEERIRVQAAQLGLDLDAARVLSPFDAELRERFARAYAEARAHKGMTVELARDTVTDVSYFGTLMVHTGMADGMVSGAIHTTAHTIRPAFEILRLGLVSSVFFMCLADRVLVYGDCAVNPDPSAEQLAEIAIASARTAALFGVDPRIAMLSYSTGASGAGADVDKVRAATELVRERRPDLRVEGPIQYDAAVDPAVARTKMPDSEVAGRATVFVVPDLNTGNNLYKGVQRSAGAVAVGPVLQGLRKPVNDLSRGATVADIVTTVAVTAAQVRDEK; encoded by the coding sequence ATGACGCGTGCTGTGTACATTGCTGCGGGTGAGGCGGAGAGCAACAAGGGAACCGTCGCCCTGGGTCTGGTGGAGCTGCTGTCCCGGCAGGTGGAGACGGTAGGGGTGTTCCGGCCGGTGGTGCGGGCGGGGCGGGAGGACGCGCTGATCAACACCATCCGGAGCAGGTTCCAGCTCGCCCTGCCGTACGAGGCGTGCGCGGGGGTCACCTACGACGAGGTGCACGCCGATGGGGAGCGCGCGGCCGGGGAGGTGGTGGCCCGGTTCCGGGCGCTGGCCGGGCGGTGTGACGCGGTGGTGGTGGTCGGCACCGACTACACCGACGTGGGGGCGCCGATGGAGTTCGGGTTCAACGCCCGGCTGGCCGCGGATCTCGGCACGCCGGTGCTGAACGTCGTCAGCGGCCGGGGCCGGACGGCGGCGCAGATCGGCGCGGCGGTCGAGCTGTCGGCGCGGGAGCTGGCCCACCACCACGCCCGGGAGCTGGCGGTGGTGGTCACCCGGGCGGCCGGGCCGGTGGCGCCGGCGCATCCGACGCCGGTGTTCGTGCTGCCGGAGACGCCGTCGTTGCGGGCGCCGACGGTGGCCGACCTGCTGGATGCCTGTGAGGGGCGGTTGTATCTGGGGGAGCGGGACGGCCTGGGCCGGGAGGCGAGCGCGCTGATGGTGGGCGCGATGTCGCTGCCGGGCATCCTGGAGCGGCTGACGGAAGGCGCGGCGGTGATCATTCCGTCGGATCGGGCGGCCGCGTTGCTGCCCGGTCTGATCGCGGCGCACAAGGCGCCGGGGTTCGCGGCGTTGTCGGCGGTGGTGCTGACCGGGGGCACGGATCTGCCGGTGCCGGTCGAGCGGTTGCTGCGCGGGATGGCGATTCCGCTGCCGGTGCTGGCCACCGAGCATGACACGTTCGAGACCGCGACCCGGTTGTCGGCGGTGGAGGGCCGGTTCACGCCGGAGGCGGGCGGGAAGATCGACACGGCGGTCCGGTTGTTCGCCGAGCACGTGGACGGCCGGTTGCTGCTGGAGCGGCTCGACATCGCCAAGACCGAGGTGGTGACGCCGCTCATGTTCGAGTACGAGTTGCTGGATCGGGCGCGGGCCCGGCGCCGGCACATCGTGCTGCCGGAGGGGGAGGAGCCGCGGATCCTGCGGGCGGCCGACATCCTGCTGCGCCGGGGGGTGGCGGAGCTGACCCTGCTCGGTGATGAGGAGCGGATCCGGGTGCAGGCCGCTCAGCTCGGTCTGGATCTGGACGCGGCGCGGGTGCTGAGCCCGTTCGATGCGGAGCTGCGTGAGCGGTTCGCCCGCGCCTATGCCGAGGCGCGGGCGCACAAGGGCATGACGGTGGAGCTGGCGCGGGACACGGTGACTGATGTGTCCTATTTCGGCACGTTGATGGTGCACACCGGGATGGCCGACGGCATGGTGTCGGGGGCCATCCACACCACCGCGCACACGATCAGGCCGGCGTTCGAGATCCTGCGGCTGGGGCTCGTCTCCAGCGTGTTCTTCATGTGCCTGGCCGATCGGGTGCTGGTCTACGGTGACTGCGCGGTCAATCCCGATCCGAGTGCCGAGCAACTGGCCGAGATCGCGATCGCCTCGGCGCGTACCGCGGCGTTGTTCGGGGTCGATCCGCGGATCGCGATGTTGTCGTACTCGACGGGTGCCTCGGGGGCGGGGGCGGATGTGGACAAGGTGCGCGCGGCGACCGAGCTGGTCCGCGAGCGGCGGCCGGATCTGCGGGTGGAGGGGCCGATCCAGTACGACGCCGCCGTCGATCCGGCGGTGGCCCGCACCAAGATGCCCGACAGCGAGGTGGCCGGGCGGGCCACCGTGTTCGTGGTGCCGGATCTGAACACCGGCAACAACCTGTACAAGGGTGTGCAGCGCAGTGCGGGGGCGGTGGCGGTGGGGCCGGTGCTGCAGGGGCTGCGCAAGCCTGTCAACGACCTGTCCCGGGGCGCGACCGTGGCCGACATCGTCACCACCGTCGCGGTCACGGCGGCGCAGGTGCGCGACGAGAAGTGA
- a CDS encoding acetate/propionate family kinase has product MPDHILVLNTGSSSIKYELVDPRTRARSAKGLVERIGQEQGRLTHRTGDGPPYVRDRPFPGHHEGLEAMMEAFAEAGPKLAPTAVGHRVVHGGERFAEAVLIDDEVIAAIEELAPLAPLHNPVNLTGIRLAREVFPGVPQVAVFDTAFHRTLPPEAYTYAVPREWRERGVRRFGFHGTSYAYVSRRAAALLGRDLAELNLIVLHLGNGASATAISGGRSVDTSMGMTPLEGLVMGTRSGDVDPAVGGYLARSDGLDAEQVEHALSHRGGLLALTGSSDMRQVRARDDDEARLALDVYTRRIRKYVGAYYALLGRVDAIVFTGGVGEHDAATRAESLAGLERLGIAVDAGLNAAASGEERAVSPPGAEVPVLVVPTDEEGEIAGQTLATLTADPS; this is encoded by the coding sequence ATGCCCGACCACATTCTCGTCCTGAACACGGGATCCTCCTCCATCAAGTACGAACTGGTGGACCCGCGCACCCGAGCCCGCTCGGCCAAGGGTCTCGTCGAACGCATCGGCCAGGAGCAGGGGCGGCTGACGCACCGCACCGGCGACGGCCCGCCCTACGTGCGCGACCGCCCGTTCCCCGGCCACCACGAGGGGCTGGAGGCGATGATGGAGGCGTTCGCCGAGGCGGGGCCCAAGCTGGCGCCCACCGCGGTGGGGCATCGGGTGGTGCACGGCGGCGAGCGGTTCGCCGAGGCCGTGCTCATCGACGACGAGGTGATCGCCGCCATCGAGGAGCTGGCGCCGCTCGCGCCCCTGCACAACCCGGTCAACCTCACCGGGATCCGGCTCGCCCGCGAGGTGTTCCCCGGGGTGCCGCAGGTGGCGGTGTTCGACACGGCGTTCCACCGGACGCTGCCGCCGGAGGCGTACACGTACGCGGTGCCGCGCGAGTGGCGGGAGCGGGGCGTGCGGCGCTTCGGCTTCCACGGCACCTCTTACGCCTACGTCTCCCGCCGCGCCGCCGCCCTGCTCGGCCGCGACCTCGCCGAGCTCAACCTGATCGTGCTGCACCTGGGCAACGGCGCCAGCGCGACCGCGATCTCCGGCGGGCGCAGCGTCGACACCTCGATGGGCATGACGCCGCTCGAAGGGCTGGTCATGGGCACCCGCTCCGGCGACGTGGACCCGGCCGTCGGCGGTTACCTCGCCCGTTCGGACGGCCTGGACGCCGAGCAGGTGGAGCACGCGCTCAGCCACCGGGGCGGCCTGCTCGCGCTGACCGGCTCCAGCGACATGCGCCAGGTGCGCGCCCGCGACGACGACGAGGCCCGGCTCGCCCTGGACGTCTACACGCGGCGCATCCGCAAGTACGTCGGCGCCTACTACGCGCTGCTCGGCCGGGTGGACGCGATCGTGTTCACCGGCGGGGTGGGCGAGCACGACGCCGCCACCCGGGCCGAGTCGCTGGCGGGGCTGGAGCGGCTCGGCATCGCCGTGGACGCCGGGCTCAACGCGGCGGCCTCGGGTGAGGAGCGTGCGGTGTCTCCCCCGGGCGCCGAGGTGCCCGTGCTGGTCGTCCCCACCGACGAGGAGGGGGAGATCGCCGGGCAGACCCTCGCGACGCTGACCGCGGACCCCTCCTGA